From one Bacteroides eggerthii genomic stretch:
- a CDS encoding NADP-specific glutamate dehydrogenase: protein MNAAKVLEDLKRRFPNEPEYHQAVEEVLATIEEEYNKHPEFDKANLIERLCIPDRVYQFRVTWVDDKGNVQTNMGYRVQHNNAIGPYKGGVRFHASVNLSILKFLAFEQTFKNSLTTLPMGGGKGGSDFSPRGKSNSEVMRFVQAFMLELWRHIGPETDVPAGDIGVGGREVGFMFGMYKKLAQEFTGTFTGKGREFGGSLIRPEATGYGNIYFLLEMLKTKGTDLKGKTCLISGSGNVAQYTAEKVLEMGGKVLTMSDSDGYVYDPAGIDREKLDYIMELKNLYRGRIREYAEQYPGVKYVEGAKPWGEKADIALPSATQNELNGDHARQLVANGCIAVSEGANMPSTPEAIKVFQDAKILYAPGKAANAGGVSVSGLEMTQNSIKLSWSSEEVDEKLKSIMKNIHAACVQYGTEEDGYVNYVKGANVAGFMKVAKAMMAQGIL, encoded by the coding sequence ATGAATGCAGCAAAGGTATTAGAAGATCTGAAAAGACGGTTCCCCAACGAACCGGAGTATCATCAAGCAGTAGAAGAAGTTCTTGCTACCATTGAAGAAGAGTACAACAAACATCCGGAGTTTGACAAAGCTAATCTGATTGAGCGTCTTTGCATCCCCGATCGCGTTTACCAATTCCGAGTTACCTGGGTGGATGATAAGGGCAACGTACAAACCAACATGGGTTATCGCGTACAGCACAACAACGCCATTGGCCCGTACAAAGGCGGCGTTCGTTTCCATGCTTCTGTAAACCTGTCCATTCTGAAATTCCTTGCCTTTGAGCAGACTTTCAAAAACTCACTGACCACACTTCCTATGGGTGGCGGTAAAGGCGGTTCGGACTTCTCTCCGCGCGGCAAGTCCAATTCTGAAGTTATGCGTTTCGTACAGGCTTTCATGCTGGAATTGTGGCGCCACATCGGTCCGGAAACCGACGTTCCTGCCGGTGACATCGGTGTGGGTGGTCGTGAAGTAGGATTCATGTTCGGCATGTACAAGAAACTGGCTCAGGAATTTACCGGAACATTTACAGGCAAAGGCCGCGAATTCGGTGGTTCGCTGATCCGTCCGGAAGCTACCGGCTATGGTAACATCTACTTCCTGCTGGAAATGTTGAAGACCAAAGGCACAGACTTGAAAGGCAAGACTTGCCTGATTTCAGGTTCCGGCAACGTAGCTCAATATACAGCGGAAAAAGTGTTGGAAATGGGTGGTAAAGTTCTAACCATGTCCGATTCCGACGGTTACGTATATGATCCCGCAGGTATCGACCGCGAAAAACTGGACTACATCATGGAACTTAAAAACCTCTATCGTGGACGTATCCGCGAATATGCCGAGCAATATCCGGGCGTTAAGTATGTAGAAGGAGCTAAACCTTGGGGTGAGAAAGCCGACATTGCTTTGCCTTCTGCAACTCAAAACGAATTGAACGGCGACCATGCCCGTCAATTGGTGGCCAATGGCTGTATAGCTGTGAGCGAAGGTGCCAACATGCCTTCTACTCCGGAAGCCATCAAAGTATTTCAGGATGCCAAAATCCTGTACGCTCCGGGCAAGGCAGCCAATGCGGGCGGTGTATCTGTATCAGGCCTCGAAATGACTCAGAATTCTATCAAACTGAGCTGGAGTAGCGAAGAAGTAGACGAAAAATTGAAGAGCATCATGAAGAACATCCACGCTGCTTGCGTACAATACGGTACGGAAGAAGACGGTTATGTAAACTACGTGAAGGGTGCTAACGTGGCCGGATTCATGAAGGTAGCCAAAGCCATGATGGCACAAGGCATCCTGTAA
- a CDS encoding NADP-dependent malic enzyme: MAKITKEAALLYHSQGKPGKIEVVPTKPYSTQTDLSLAYSPGVAEPCLEIEKNPQDAYKYTAKGNLVAVISNGTAVLGLGDIGAMAGKPVMEGKGLLFKIYGGIDVFDIEVNEKDPDKFIEAVKAIAPTFGGINLEDIKAPECFEIERRLKEELDIPVMHDDQHGTAIISSAGLLNALEVAGKKIEDVKIVVNGAGAAAISCTKLYEALGATHENIIMLDSKGVITSDRQGLNETKRYFATDRRDIHTLEEAVRGADVFLGLSKGNVLTQDMVRSMAAHPIVFALANPVPEISYEDAMEARPDVLMSTGRSDYPNQINNVIGFPYIFRGALDVAATAINEEMKLAAVRAIASLAKQPVPDVVNEAYHVNNFSFGPDYFIPKPVDPRLITEVSMAVAKAAMESGVARKQITDWEAYRQHLKELMGQESKLTRQLYDTARRNPQRVVFAEGIHPTMLKAAVEAKAEGICHPIILGNDEAIEKLAKQLDLNLEGIEIVNLRHPNEAERRERYARILSEKRAREGVTYEEANDKMFERNYFGMMMVETGEADAFITGLYTKYSNTIKVAKEVIGIRPEYKHFGTMHILNSKKGTYFLADTLINRHPNAETLIDIAKLAEHTVRFFNHTPVMAMLSYSNFGADKEGSPVSVHEAVEYMQQNYPELAIDGEMQVNFAMNRTLRDAKYPFTRLKGKDVNTLVFPNLSSANSAYKLLQAMNTDAELIGPIQMGLNKPIHFTDFESSVRDIVNITAVAVIDAIVDKKKAGK; encoded by the coding sequence ATGGCTAAGATAACCAAAGAAGCCGCTTTGCTCTATCACTCGCAAGGCAAACCAGGAAAAATTGAGGTAGTGCCAACCAAGCCCTACAGTACGCAAACCGACCTTTCACTCGCTTATTCCCCGGGCGTGGCAGAGCCATGTCTTGAAATAGAAAAGAACCCGCAGGACGCATACAAATATACAGCCAAAGGCAATCTGGTGGCTGTAATCTCCAACGGAACCGCCGTTCTCGGACTGGGCGATATAGGCGCAATGGCAGGCAAACCCGTAATGGAAGGCAAAGGACTGCTGTTCAAAATCTATGGCGGCATTGACGTGTTCGACATCGAAGTGAATGAAAAAGATCCCGACAAATTTATCGAGGCTGTAAAAGCCATCGCCCCCACTTTCGGCGGTATCAACCTGGAAGATATCAAAGCTCCCGAATGTTTTGAGATAGAACGCCGCCTGAAAGAGGAGCTCGACATCCCCGTAATGCACGACGACCAGCATGGTACGGCCATCATCTCCAGCGCCGGACTGCTGAACGCCCTGGAAGTGGCAGGCAAGAAGATAGAGGATGTGAAGATCGTTGTGAACGGCGCCGGGGCGGCAGCCATCTCCTGCACCAAGCTCTATGAAGCATTGGGTGCCACCCACGAAAATATCATCATGCTCGACTCCAAAGGCGTCATCACCAGCGACCGCCAAGGACTGAACGAAACCAAACGGTACTTTGCCACCGATCGCCGCGACATCCACACACTGGAAGAAGCCGTACGGGGCGCCGACGTATTCCTCGGACTTTCCAAAGGCAACGTGCTGACACAAGATATGGTGCGCAGCATGGCGGCTCACCCCATCGTGTTCGCCCTTGCCAACCCCGTACCCGAAATCTCTTACGAAGATGCTATGGAAGCGCGCCCAGACGTACTGATGTCAACCGGACGCTCGGATTATCCGAACCAAATCAATAACGTAATCGGTTTCCCCTATATCTTCCGCGGCGCTCTGGACGTAGCTGCCACCGCCATCAACGAAGAAATGAAATTGGCAGCCGTACGCGCCATTGCTTCACTTGCCAAACAGCCCGTACCCGATGTGGTGAACGAAGCATACCACGTCAACAACTTCAGCTTCGGTCCCGACTACTTCATCCCGAAGCCCGTTGACCCGCGCCTCATCACCGAAGTCTCCATGGCAGTGGCCAAAGCAGCCATGGAAAGCGGCGTGGCACGCAAACAAATCACCGACTGGGAAGCCTATCGGCAGCATCTGAAAGAACTGATGGGACAGGAAAGCAAACTGACCCGCCAGCTCTACGACACCGCCCGCCGCAATCCGCAGCGCGTGGTCTTCGCCGAAGGAATCCACCCCACGATGCTGAAAGCCGCCGTTGAAGCCAAAGCCGAAGGAATCTGCCATCCTATTATATTAGGAAATGACGAGGCCATCGAGAAACTGGCAAAACAACTCGACCTCAACCTCGAAGGCATCGAAATCGTAAACCTGCGCCACCCCAACGAAGCGGAACGCCGCGAACGCTATGCACGCATCCTCTCCGAAAAACGCGCCCGCGAAGGCGTTACCTATGAAGAGGCCAACGACAAGATGTTCGAACGCAACTATTTCGGCATGATGATGGTGGAAACCGGCGAAGCCGACGCATTCATCACCGGATTGTACACCAAATACAGCAATACCATCAAGGTGGCCAAAGAAGTCATCGGCATCCGCCCTGAGTACAAGCACTTCGGCACGATGCACATCCTCAACTCCAAGAAAGGTACGTACTTCCTTGCCGATACGCTCATCAACCGCCATCCCAATGCAGAAACACTGATTGACATTGCCAAGCTGGCGGAACATACCGTACGCTTCTTCAACCATACGCCTGTCATGGCCATGCTGAGCTACTCCAATTTCGGTGCAGACAAGGAGGGAAGCCCCGTAAGCGTGCACGAAGCCGTAGAATACATGCAGCAAAATTATCCCGAACTTGCCATAGACGGCGAAATGCAGGTAAACTTTGCCATGAACCGCACGCTGCGCGATGCCAAATATCCGTTTACCCGCCTGAAAGGAAAGGACGTAAATACACTTGTTTTCCCGAACCTGAGTTCCGCAAACTCCGCTTACAAATTGCTGCAAGCAATGAATACGGATGCCGAACTTATCGGTCCGATACAGATGGGATTGAACAAGCCTATCCACTTCACCGACTTTGAAAGCTCCGTACGCGATATAGTAAACATCACTGCAGTGGCAGTCATCGACGCCATCGTAGACAAAAAGAAAGCCGGTAAATGA
- a CDS encoding alpha/beta hydrolase, whose translation MKQLFLLLFGLALFVLPYCQAQPLTSEEHPVTLNTASGSINGKLLLPAHAKSCHVVVLIAGSGPTDMDGNNPMMKNNSLKFLAEGLALKGIASLRFDKRGIASSASAGKEESKLRLEDYVNDVTGWIDLLAKDKRFTGITVAGHSEGSLIGMLTCRKRPEVKGFISIAGAGSPAYDLIEKQVAAQMTPESIRKEVASINESLKNGKEVAQVPAYLQTLFRPSVQPYLISWYKYNPQTVIASLKMPILILQGKKDIQVQEEEAARLKKASPQAELILIDKMNHVLKDCESINPQQQMAVYNNPSLPVNAALINAIAEFIKKNK comes from the coding sequence ATGAAACAACTGTTTTTACTCCTATTCGGTTTAGCCTTGTTTGTCCTTCCTTATTGCCAGGCACAACCCCTCACATCCGAAGAGCATCCCGTAACATTAAACACCGCCAGCGGTAGTATCAATGGGAAACTTCTTCTACCGGCACATGCAAAATCCTGTCATGTAGTAGTGCTCATTGCCGGTTCCGGCCCCACCGACATGGACGGCAATAACCCCATGATGAAAAATAATTCACTGAAGTTCCTCGCAGAAGGACTGGCATTGAAAGGCATAGCCTCACTACGTTTTGACAAGCGTGGCATAGCCAGCAGCGCCTCTGCCGGTAAGGAAGAGTCCAAACTCCGCTTGGAAGATTACGTAAACGACGTTACGGGGTGGATAGACCTTCTTGCCAAAGACAAACGTTTCACCGGTATAACAGTGGCAGGGCATAGTGAAGGATCACTTATCGGAATGTTAACCTGCCGGAAACGGCCTGAAGTAAAAGGCTTTATTTCCATTGCCGGTGCAGGAAGCCCCGCATACGACCTGATAGAAAAGCAGGTGGCCGCCCAAATGACACCGGAATCTATACGGAAAGAAGTGGCAAGCATCAATGAGTCCCTGAAAAACGGGAAAGAAGTGGCACAGGTTCCCGCTTATCTGCAAACATTGTTTCGCCCTTCCGTACAGCCCTATCTCATTTCATGGTACAAATACAACCCACAGACCGTCATTGCTTCCCTAAAGATGCCCATACTGATTCTTCAAGGGAAAAAAGACATTCAAGTACAGGAAGAAGAAGCGGCGCGGCTGAAAAAAGCATCTCCCCAAGCCGAACTGATACTGATAGACAAAATGAACCATGTATTGAAAGATTGCGAAAGCATCAATCCGCAACAACAAATGGCTGTATATAATAATCCGTCATTACCCGTTAACGCCGCTTTGATAAACGCAATAGCTGAATTCATCAAGAAAAACAAATAA
- a CDS encoding CobW family GTP-binding protein: MTTKEIPVLLLTGYLGSGKTTLVNHILSNKQGIKFAVIVNDIGEVNIDADLIQKGGIVGKKDESLVALQNGCICCTLKMDLIEQIGEILRMERFDYIVIEASGICEPEPIAQTICSIPRMGGMYTKYGVCRLDCITTVVDALRLQSEFSCGNDLTRKGIDDEDIENLIIQQIEFCNIILLNKVAEVKPEEVKRIRQIIHTLQPGAEIIECNYADVDLKKIIHTEMFNFEHVATSAGWIRGIESQVTEEEEKEAHRHHNHKEDEHQHEEHEHQHEEHEHQHEGHSHHHHHHHEEGEAEEYGISTFVYYRRPAFDIHKFDHFIATQWSRHIIRTKGVCYFSHNRDMSYLFEQAGTQKQLTEAGLWYATASEEDLIELMRQEPGLLRDWDEKYGDRMQKIVFIGQHMDKEQIIRDLDECLEE, from the coding sequence ATGACAACAAAAGAAATTCCCGTACTGCTTCTCACCGGTTATCTGGGAAGTGGCAAAACAACTTTAGTAAACCATATCCTTAGCAATAAACAAGGGATCAAGTTTGCCGTCATTGTCAACGACATAGGCGAAGTGAACATTGATGCAGACCTTATTCAGAAAGGCGGTATCGTTGGCAAAAAAGATGAAAGCCTTGTCGCACTTCAAAACGGATGCATCTGCTGCACCCTGAAGATGGATTTGATAGAACAAATAGGCGAAATCCTGCGAATGGAGCGTTTCGACTATATCGTCATTGAAGCCAGCGGCATTTGCGAACCGGAACCTATCGCCCAGACCATCTGTTCCATACCCCGAATGGGCGGCATGTACACCAAATACGGCGTCTGCCGCTTGGACTGCATCACTACCGTAGTGGATGCCTTGCGCCTGCAAAGTGAATTTTCTTGCGGCAACGATCTTACCCGAAAAGGAATTGATGACGAGGACATCGAGAATCTTATCATCCAGCAGATTGAATTCTGTAATATCATCCTGCTGAACAAGGTAGCGGAAGTCAAGCCCGAAGAAGTGAAACGCATCAGGCAAATCATACACACCTTGCAACCCGGAGCCGAAATAATCGAATGTAATTATGCGGACGTAGACTTGAAAAAAATCATCCATACAGAAATGTTCAACTTCGAACATGTAGCCACCTCAGCCGGCTGGATCCGCGGAATAGAAAGCCAAGTTACCGAAGAGGAGGAGAAAGAAGCTCATAGGCATCACAACCATAAGGAAGATGAGCATCAGCACGAAGAACATGAACATCAGCATGAAGAACATGAACATCAGCATGAAGGACATAGCCATCATCACCATCATCATCATGAAGAGGGCGAAGCTGAAGAATATGGTATCAGCACTTTTGTCTATTACCGCCGCCCGGCTTTCGACATTCACAAGTTCGACCATTTTATCGCTACCCAATGGAGCCGTCATATTATTCGCACCAAAGGCGTATGTTATTTCAGCCATAACCGCGACATGTCCTACCTCTTCGAACAAGCAGGCACTCAGAAGCAACTGACTGAAGCCGGACTATGGTATGCCACCGCCTCCGAAGAAGATCTGATTGAGTTGATGCGTCAGGAACCGGGATTATTACGCGACTGGGATGAAAAGTACGGAGACCGTATGCAGAAGATTGTCTTCATTGGCCAGCATATGGACAAGGAGCAGATCATACGCGATCTTGACGAATGTCTGGAAGAGTGA